The Natrarchaeobius halalkaliphilus DNA segment TTGTAGTACGTGGATTTCCTCCCAAGTGTCGGCTTCCTCCCCGAGGTCAAGCCTCGGGGTATCCGCCTCGACCGCTGATGAAAAGAGGTAAACACCCCGCCGTGTATCTCCAATCCATGAAGGAGTACAAGATGCGTCGCGGTGAATATCTCGAGGAGCGAATCCCGGACATGGAGTCGACGGTCGAGGACTACTTCGGCACCATCACGGAGACCCAGGAGTACAAGGGATCCGATCTTCACGTGGTCGGAGAGCCGGCAAATCCCGTCTTCGAGAAGATCGTCGTCGGTGCCGTCGAATACTCCGGCAAAAAGGACAAACTCGGCGTGGAGTTCTACGAACGGGATCCCACCGAACTCGGTCCCGACGAACTCGAGGCCGCTGGTGAGGCAGTCGACGCGAAAAACGATTTCCTGCTCGAGGCGACCGGACGGGACGCCAAGTCGCGACGCGACTCGATGAAGCGCACCGTCGAAGACGACCCCGACCACGACCTATAACGGCGATTTTCTACCATCAGATCATCCGGAATCGACCTGTTCAGCGCTCGCTATCGCCACGACGCCTCGATCGCGACGAGCAGGAGGAGACGAGGCGATCTCCCGACTATCAATACGTTGGGAAAATTATTCCTTTGCGGCTCGTCGACTGGTGAGGTATGTTCCAGACAGACGGGAGAACGCGGCTCCCTCGAGCGATCGTACGTTCCGGGTCGGAAAGCGTCGACGAACGGTTGTACAAACTGATCGCGCTGGCGACCGTCTTCGGGATCGGACACCACGTCGATCATCTCATCAGGGGCAATCACGTCGGCTGGCCGGTGATCCCCGAAGTCACGCCCTTTACTTACACTCTCGCGATCTATCCGCTTCTCGCAATCGGGCTCTATCTGACGCTGACGGAGCGAGCCGGGGCAGGGTACTGGGTCGTCTTGCTAGGGGCGATTTTCGT contains these protein-coding regions:
- a CDS encoding DUF5611 family protein, whose amino-acid sequence is MKEYKMRRGEYLEERIPDMESTVEDYFGTITETQEYKGSDLHVVGEPANPVFEKIVVGAVEYSGKKDKLGVEFYERDPTELGPDELEAAGEAVDAKNDFLLEATGRDAKSRRDSMKRTVEDDPDHDL